The following are encoded in a window of Fusarium oxysporum f. sp. lycopersici 4287 chromosome 5, whole genome shotgun sequence genomic DNA:
- a CDS encoding hypothetical protein (At least one base has a quality score < 10) gives MVSDATVEPEISSTNGSRWLSTDKAARQRKTMSMMEKRRFPYNKPTTTRIIHTKYAFGKDSPTPLRVLFITALYASTSSALPANSVFAREDTCDADQTSCNSDIANFCCPKGNSCRLLAGKTTAVCCPRGQTCNVIQPITCDIRGQDQREFPNAPVKTIVFNLDLQRCGQKCCPFGYSCEDEQCVIDKDQTNVPEGAELPNETSTPVPSAITTATGAIETISISAAPSTSAEPTAAVGSDNSSDKDGDSKSDNSGPATTSIVGGVVGGSIILLIIAVVIFLYVRRQNKRDAKGSEKGSHIYGYGRRSTSDASFGNIISEPISQPNSYRADFILKTPSTQRSSIVPARQLSNASTRLNAPPPRIRISIPNPFDSPNPSPNAQPSPLDNEESLRHGNVRLPPIRAMKGSSYCSRRPSTPELQREPSSENINVFADPSTIVKPRPLTRATTFTDLMDEADLGAVRRGKPYVPGTTPRI, from the exons ATGGTCTCTGATGCGACAGTCGAGCCTGAAATATCGTCCACGAATGGGTCGAGATGGCTCTCAACGGACAAGGCGGCAAGGCAGAGGAAGACCATGTCCATGATGGAGAAAAGACGGTTTCCTT ACAACAAACCAACAACTACACGCATAATACACACCAAATATGCTTTTGGGAAAGACTCCCCAACACCCCTGAGGGTTCTGTTTATCACAGCCCTCTAcgcttcaacatcctccgcCCTCCCCGCGAACAGTGTCTTCGCCCGCGAAGACACATGCGATGCGGACCAGACATCATGCAACAGCGACATCGCCAACTTTTGCTGCCCCAAGGGTAACTCCTGCAGACTTCTCGCTGGCAAGACCACAGCAGTATGCTGTCCCAGGGGCCAGACCTGCAATGTCATTCAACCCATCACCTGTGATATCCGCGGCCAGGACCAGAGAGAGTTCCCCAACGCCCCTGTCAAGACGATAGTATTCAACCTCGATCTTCAAAGATGTGGACAGAAGTGCTGTCCTTTTGGATACTCGTGTGAAGACGAGCAGTGTGTTATCGACAAGGATCAGACTAATGTCCCAGAAGGTGCTGAGCTTCCTAATGAGACGTCTACGCCTGTTCCCAGTGCGATAACTACTGCTACGGGGGCTATCGAGACCATCTCCATCAGCGCTGCACCCTCCACGAGCGCTGAGCCCACAGCAGCTGTTGGCTCAGACAATAGCTCAGACAAGGACGGAGACTCCAAGTCCGACAACTCGGGGCCTGCTACTACCTCCATCGTTGGCGGTGTCGTCGGCGGCAGTATTATTCTTCTGATAATCGCCGTTGTAATCTTCCTCTACGTCCGTCGTCAGAACAAACGTGATGCGAAAGGCTCAGAGAAGGGTAGTCATATCTACGGTTACGGCCGTCGATCCACGAGTGATGCCTCGTTCGGAAACATCATCTCGGAGCCCATCAGCCAACCCAACTCTTACCGCGCCgacttcatcctcaagaCCCCTTCAACCCAACGCTCAAGCATTGTGCCTGCACGCCAGCTTTCTAATGCTAGCACACGTCTCAACGCCCCACCTCCGCGGATTCGCATCTCTATTCCAAATCCCTTCGACTCACCCAACCCCTCACCCAATGCTCAGCCCAGTCCCCTCGACAATGAAGAGTCTCTTCGACATGGAAACGTTCGGCTACCACCGATCCGCGCTATGAAGGGCTCGTCGTACTGTAGTCGTCGACCAAGTACCCCTGAGCTACAGCGTGAGCCGAGTAGCGAGAATATCAATGTTTTCGCGGACCCTAGCACCATTGTGAAACCCCGCCCCCTGACGAGAGCGACAACATTCACCGACCTGATGGATGAGGCTGATCTCGGCGCTGTGCGGCGAGGGAAGCCCTACGTCCCCGGAACCACCCCCAGAATCTAG